A stretch of the Acetonema longum DSM 6540 genome encodes the following:
- a CDS encoding ATP-binding protein, translating to MDYALLSAIGAMAGTLSPILVYIYLYTIYRERYIGIWALAWFILSLRNIFFDFGIFPWKQHAFGFIIYQLLFIGCGVVFVWGICLFANKPTNKNWLYSSIGIALISIAVILLDLPGVYKILPPAWFASITLLWTAGFFLRRLNLPGVGRLITGYAFMLWGILTFILPFSFAFLTWINLASGILRLAVATGTLIVHFEKTRADLFSKETQYRLLAENAVDVIYRCRLSPYVKLEYISPAILAVTGYSPDEWYADPKLFMKVVHPDDLPLFKNYIKDCAKANSLPFTFRLIRKDQNIVWVEQRWVLIQDPQGNSLVIEGIVRDVTARKELEQIAARMDRMNMVGQMAVSVAHEIRNPLTTVRGYLQLLGMTREGLMYKERYDLLIEELDRTNEIISEYLMLAKDKVANLKRCSLNTIIQTLSPLIQANAAAANVYTKFDLGEISSLYLDEHEIRQLLLNLVRNAIEAMPAGGELTICTSSEGNQVTLAISDQGSGIPSHILDNLGMPFLTTKENGTGLGLPICYQIATRHQATIQVKTSDRGTTFFVYFNQPPAKENFALPQSFGVGRISRIG from the coding sequence ATGGATTACGCGTTGCTATCCGCGATTGGTGCAATGGCAGGAACACTTTCGCCTATACTTGTTTATATCTATTTATATACGATATACCGCGAACGCTATATTGGCATCTGGGCGCTAGCCTGGTTTATCCTTTCTTTACGCAATATTTTTTTTGATTTTGGAATATTCCCCTGGAAGCAGCATGCATTCGGCTTTATTATATATCAATTACTATTCATTGGCTGCGGAGTAGTATTTGTATGGGGAATCTGTCTCTTCGCCAACAAGCCCACAAACAAAAACTGGCTATACAGCTCAATCGGTATTGCGTTAATAAGTATAGCAGTTATACTGTTGGATTTGCCTGGGGTCTATAAAATCTTACCGCCCGCTTGGTTTGCCAGCATAACGCTACTGTGGACAGCCGGCTTCTTTTTGCGCCGGCTGAATCTTCCGGGAGTTGGCAGACTTATCACAGGCTATGCATTTATGCTATGGGGGATACTCACGTTCATTCTTCCTTTTTCATTTGCCTTCCTTACATGGATCAACTTAGCCAGTGGTATTCTGCGCTTGGCTGTCGCTACAGGTACTTTAATTGTGCATTTTGAAAAAACAAGAGCAGATTTATTCAGTAAAGAAACTCAATACCGATTACTGGCGGAAAACGCAGTGGATGTAATTTACCGCTGCCGGCTGTCGCCCTACGTCAAGCTGGAATATATCAGTCCGGCCATTCTGGCGGTGACAGGCTACAGCCCTGATGAATGGTATGCCGACCCCAAACTGTTCATGAAGGTGGTGCACCCTGATGATTTGCCGCTGTTTAAAAATTATATTAAGGACTGCGCGAAGGCAAACAGCTTGCCATTCACGTTTCGTCTGATCCGCAAAGATCAGAACATCGTGTGGGTAGAGCAAAGGTGGGTCCTTATTCAGGATCCTCAAGGAAACAGCCTGGTTATCGAAGGCATTGTCCGCGATGTCACGGCCCGCAAGGAACTAGAGCAAATCGCCGCCCGCATGGACCGGATGAACATGGTCGGACAAATGGCGGTCAGTGTGGCCCACGAAATTCGCAATCCCCTCACCACGGTACGCGGCTACCTGCAATTGCTGGGTATGACGCGTGAGGGCCTTATGTACAAGGAGCGGTATGATCTGTTAATCGAGGAACTGGACCGGACGAATGAGATCATCAGCGAATACCTGATGCTGGCCAAAGATAAAGTGGCCAATCTCAAGCGCTGCTCCCTGAATACCATTATCCAGACACTGAGTCCATTGATACAGGCCAATGCTGCTGCCGCAAACGTATACACAAAGTTTGATCTCGGAGAAATATCATCCCTCTACTTGGATGAACATGAAATCCGCCAGTTGCTGCTCAATCTGGTGCGCAATGCGATCGAAGCTATGCCGGCCGGCGGTGAGCTCACGATCTGCACATCTTCGGAAGGAAACCAGGTCACCCTCGCGATAAGCGATCAGGGGTCCGGAATACCGTCGCATATTCTTGATAACCTGGGTATGCCGTTTCTGACCACCAAGGAAAACGGTACGGGCTTAGGGTTACCGATTTGTTACCAAATTGCTACTCGCCATCAGGCTACGATTCAGGTAAAGACGAGTGACCGGGGAACTACATTTTTTGTGTACTTTAATCAACCCCCAGCCAAGGAAAATTTCGCCTTGCCTCAGTCTTTCGGCGTAGGAAGAATCTCCCGGATCGGATGA